A segment of the Thermoplasmata archaeon genome:
GATTTAACTGGCATATGCAAACTTTCTAGAGGGTCTCTCATTCCAGAAAAGGTAGTGAATGCAATTTCTTATTATTTGGGGGTTCAGATCTCATTGAAAGATCTGATGGATTCTTCTGAAAGAGCTTATAACTTGCAAAAAATTTTCAATTTAAAATGCAATCTCACGAGAAACGATGACACCTTGCCTGAAAGGATTTTTAAGGATTCTATTCCAAATGGGCCCAGTGCAGGTATGTCGGTGGATAAGAAAAAATTCGAAAAACTAGTTGATGAATATTATCAAGCCAGAGGATGGTCTGTAGAAGGAATACCCACTAAGGCAAAGTTGCAGGAACTTGAAATAGATGATTACTTCAATTTTCCTTGATTCAGAGAGTTTATCAAAATTCTGGATTACCACCTTGAGATTATTATCTTGCTGTCAGTGAAGAACAATATGTGGTCTAAACCGCCCTGAGGATGTAGGTCTCCAAAGAATGAATCTTTCATTCCACCAAACGGATAAAATGCGATTGGGGCTGCTACTCCTATGTTTACACCGATGTTTCCTGCTTTTACTCTTGAAAAGTATTCTCTTGCATAATATCCAGAGCCTGTGTAAATAGACGAGGCGTTTCCATATCTGCTTTCATTTATCTTTTCGACTGCCTCATCAAAATTATTTGCCGTCATTATGCTAGCTATAGGCCCAAAAATCTCTTCTCTAGCTATCTTCATGTCTTTTGATACTGAATCAAATATTGTGGGACCGATGAAAAAACCATTTGGATATTTTTCATTTTTATAATTTCTGCCATCAAGTATAATATCTGCCCCTTCTTCAACGCCACTTTCAATATAATTAATTACTCTTTCCCTGTGCTCTTTTCTGATTAATGGCGTCAATTCTATATCTTTTTCCATTCCATATCCTATCTTTAATTTTTTAGCGTGGTCTAGGAAAGATTTCAATACTTTATCATGATTTTCTGGAAATGTCATAAGCACTGCCCCAGCCAGGCACCTTTCTCCAGCATTGCCAAAAAATGATGAAATTATGTTGCTCATATATTTATCAATATCTGCATCTGGCATTACTAAGATATAATTTTTTGCAGACGCCCCTGCTTGGACTCTCTTTCTATTAGAGACACCTTTTTTATACACATATTCGGCAACAGGTGTTGATCCTACAAAGCTTATGCCTGATATTTTTTTATTTTCTAGAAGGTAATCTACAGCCTCTTTTCCTCCATTTATCAGTTGTACTACATTTTCTGGTATACCAGCTTTTTTTATGAATTCCATGGACTTTTCAATGCTAAGTGGTGTCTTTTCAGAAGGTTTCATTATCATTGTATTTCCAAGGGCAATTGCATAAGGCATAAACCAATAAGGTATCATTAACGGGAAGTTAAACGGAGATACCAGTGCAAAAACACCGATTGGCTCATGAATGAGTTCTTCATCTATTCCGTTGGCTATATTTTTATTGTAACTGCCCATAATATTGTATGTTGCGGCAGCAGCAGATTCAACATTCTGAATTGCTCTGATTGCATCTCCTTTTGATTCTTCAAATGTCTTTCCATGCTCATTTGTAGTAATTTCAGATATTTCAACCAGAAAATCTCCTAAATATAATAGTCTTTGCAATAGCAGAAAATAGCTGTTTCCATTATCAATAAAAAATATTAATATAATAAGTAGCAATGTTCATTTGAGGTATTAAAATGAAAAAAGTATATTCTAATCAGGAAACAAAAATGGAAAATTATGCATTTTTATCCAGAAAAATTGCTTACAAGTTGCCGGGTAAGACTTACAAAAAAGATTTAGATAACATGTCTATCAAAACATCTCATGTAAAAATACCTTTCAATAGTAGTATCTCATGAAAATAAAATTACTGGATTTTTGCCGACCTAGCCATATAACTGTACAGAAATTTCAGAACCGCATAACAATGTTTCAAATTGCTTATTATTTTCTCAAAAAATAATAAATGATTGATATGATGAATGATATATTTCCATACACCCCGAGGCTGGGACAGAACGAGATTATAGAGGATATCAAGACGTGTCTCAATTCGAAAATGCATTTTGTATTTGAGGCGCCTACCGGCACAGGAAAAACTATCGTGATCTTGGCGCCGGTATTAGAATTCGCGCTTAAAAATCATAAAAAAGTTGTATATGTTACCAGGACCAACAGCCAGCAGATCCAGGTTCTGAAAGAGGCACGAGCACTTCGAAAATATCTGGATTTCAGAGCCTTTCCATTGCAGGGAAGAAACAATTATTGTATGCTTGCTACCGAAGGAGAGTTGAAAGAGGGGGGTGCGGAAGAGCTAAGCCTCATATGTGAAAACTTGAAAAAAAAAGTGTTGAAAAACAGCGCTAAAGCATGTGAATACTATTATAATTTCATGAAAGATAACGGAAAAAAGCTAATCGATTTTCAGAATTCAACGCTTGCGACCGCAGAAGAGGTGGTAGAGCATGCAAAATTTTTGAGAGTTTGCCCTTACGAAACAATGAAGATTGCATTAAGAAATTCAGATCTCGTGGTAGCTTCATATCCTTATTTCTTTGATCCGTTTATCAGGGCAAAGATATTAGAATGGATGCAGTGCGATATTAAAGATATAATACTTATAGTGGATGAGGCACATAATGTACCAGATTTTGCCAGAGAGGAGCGATCGCTAGCATTGAGCATCAAGATCTTGCAGAGGTTTGACAGTGAGATTGTGGAATATGGAGAGTTCAATTATAAAAATATCAAGTCTTCAGAGTTTTCAGAGATTGTAAAAGAGGCTATGAACAGGTTGGGCAGTGATCTGCTTGCTGGAAATGAAGAGGCTACAATAATAGGCTCTGAATTCGAAGAGCTGTTGATGGATCTTTCAAAAAAGAACTCTGTGGTGATCAGGGAATATTTGAAAGAGCTGAAAAAATTCGGAGAAAAGATAAGGCTCAAAAAATTAGATTCTGATAAGTTGCCTAGATCTTACATATACAGCACCGCCTCTTTCTTATTAGATTGGTTTGATGAGGATAGTGATGATATGATCAAGTTAATCTCAGGTGACGATGATTTAAAGTTAGAGATCTATTCACTAGACCCTACCCCTATTACAAGTGCTGTCGAAAACACATATGTTTCCATTCATATGTCCGGCACCTTAAAGCCCCTCGATGAATATACTGCAAACATATTTACAGAGCTTGTTCCTATCAAAAAAGTATATCCCTCTCCCTTCTCTTCAGAAAACCTGAAAATAAAATATATAGAAGACATTACTACCAAATATGATGTTATTGAAAAAGATAACACAGAATTAAAGAAGATCAGGAGATATATTAAAGAAATATTATCGGCATCAAAGAGAAACAGTGTTGTATTTTTCCCATCATATAGGGTACTGGACAAGATGCTGAAGATCGGGCTGGATATTCCTGGTAACTTATACCTTGACACAAAAGAGCTCAAACAGAAAGATTTTGTCAGACTTGTAAATCTGTTCAAGAAGAAAGGTGGCACTTTCGTAACTGTCATAGGAAGCAGATTCAGTGAAGGCCTGGATTTTCCAGAAGGAGAACTGGAACTGGTGATAATTGTAGGAATACCATACCCTAAACCAACAGTAAAACAGAAGGCGTTGGAAGAGTATTACACCAAAAAATTCGGTAAGGAGTTCGGGTATCTGTACACAGTTAAGGCTCCAGCTACTAGAAAGATGTTGCAGGCGATCGGCAGAATGATCAGGTCTGAGACCGATCGTGGTTTTGCAGTCATTCTTGACCGTCGTATAACCTATTTCAAAGAGTATATCGATGCATCAAAATCTGAAAATATAAAAAAAGAGATTGAAGAGTTTTTCAAAAATAGAGAGAAAAATTTGTAAAAAAAATTAAATTAATGGAGCTTTTAATCTCTTATTTCTTTCTCGGCTAAATATGCTGTTAAACTTAAGATCAAAGCAGCGATAATTGCCAGGCCACCAAGCCACTGTCCGACCTGTATCCACTGTGAAGTAGTAAGGGTTCCATTAATAATTACCATTCTGATTGCCTCTGCAGACCAAGATACTGGGTTATACTGTGCTACATCAGATAGCCAGCTTGCCATCATTGAAGGAGAAAACATGGCATAGCTTACAAAAAGAAGTGGCAAATTTACCAGGTTAACAATGCCGAATATAGAGTTCATGTTTGTCATTCTAATGGCAATCACGCTGAAAATTGATGCAAAGATCAAAGATACGAGTATTATTGCTGTCACTGTTACAAGGCCATCAAATATGCTGAATCCGTTCACAAATTTAAGTCCGTTTGGGATTAATATAGCAGCTATTACCAGTATCAATGCTTGTGGAAGCACTCTTATTGTCGCAGAAAATATTTTAGAGAATACTATAGAGCTCCTTCTTATAGGGGATGACAGAAATCTGCCCATTGGTCCAAGTCTTCTGTCAAATATTATTTGTGTGCCTGCGAACATGGCGGTAAATAGCGCAGTTATAGTAAGTACCCCGCCTACTATATAGGTAATATAGTTAGGCGCACCACCCAGCACCAGAGAGCTGGCTCCCGGGAAAAATTTGGTAATATCAAATGCGCTTCCAAAAAGTGCAATCCAGAAGAATGGTTGTATCATGCCCGTGATAAAAAATACTGGATTTCTGTACCACTTTTTTAATTCTCTTACTGTAAGAGGCCCTAGCCCGCTCATCTTCTCACCCTCTTCAAATTCATCATCATCTTTCTACTCTCTCCTGCTTCTCCCTCTCTTATATCTCTGCCAGTATATTCAAGAAACACCTCGTCAAGCGATGGTTTCTGCACTATAAGTTTCGTGGTAGCAAGTTTTTTTTCAGATATGAAATTTATAATATCAGGCAAAGTACTGTCTGCGTTATCAACTTTGATTCTTACGCTATTTGGCCCAGAGTTTTCAACTGCTATTACATTTTTTATATTTTTCATTTCTTCCGCATCCTTCTGAGTTTTAAATGTCACTGTCACTATATCCCCCTTTAGCGATTCTTTGAGCTCTTGAGGTGTTCCTGTAACTCTTACCTTGCCATCGTCAATTATAGATACGCGATCTGCAAGGGCATCTATTTCTTCCAGATAGTGAGAGGTCAAAATAATAGTAACATCAAGTTTCTTCTGTATATCTCTCACATAGTTCCACATTTGCGTTCTTGTCTGGACGTCAAGCCCAAGGGTAGGCTCGTCGAGAAACAGTATCTTTGGTTCGTTTACCAATCCTACTATGAGCTCAAGTCTCTTTCTCATTCCTCCAGAGTATGTACGTACCAGCCTGTCTGCGNNNNNNNNNNNNNNNNNNNNNNNNNNNNNNNNNNNNNNNNNNNNNNNNNNNNNNNNNNNNNNNNNNNNNNNNNNNNNNNNNNNNNNNNNNNNNNNNNNNTTGTCTGGACGTCAAGCCCAAGGGTAGGCTCGTCGAGAAACAGTATCTTTGGTTCGTTTACCAATCCTACTATGAGCTCAAGTCTCTTTCTCATTCCTCCAGAGTATGTACGTACCAGCCTGTCTGCTGGTTCTTCCATGTCTACCAGCCTGAGTAGATTTTCAATTCTCTCCTTATAAACTGCTTTCGGTATGTCATAAAATTGTGCAACCAATGCCATATTTTCCCTTCCTGTCAAATCTTCGTCTGTGGTGAGATCCTGTGGAACAACTCCAATGATCTTTCTGACCGCAAGCGAATCTCTAGTAATATCCATGCCTGCCACTGTCGCACTGCCAGACGTAGCAGAGATTCTGGTTGTAAGCATATTGATTGTTGTTGTCTTCCCAGCTCCATTTGGGCCCAGTAGCCCATATATCTCTCCCTCATATATTTCTATGTTCAACTTATCTACCGCTTTTATTTTTCCGTTGTAAATTTTTGTAAGATCAATTGTCTTAATCATAGTTTGCATTTTAATTCACCTTTTCAAGTTAATTACATTGACATTTCCTTCGTATACATTTCCAACATCTTTCACTTTTATCATTTTCATTTTACCACAGCTCCTTTAGTTTATCTTCGGCATCTCTCAATATCTTCAATATTTTTTCATTGTTTTCAGCGATCTTTGGCTCATCCATAGTAAAAATAGTCTTATGTAGCATTTCGAGCTCCATTCCTATTTTCCCGTAACACTTGTATTTTTCTTTTTCTGACTCCATGATATCTTTGAACCGGTCCATCTTCTCAATAACCGATTTCTTTCCTTTCTCTGTTATTCCATAATATTTCCGGTTCTCTTTC
Coding sequences within it:
- a CDS encoding aldehyde dehydrogenase family protein, whose amino-acid sequence is MQRLLYLGDFLVEISEITTNEHGKTFEESKGDAIRAIQNVESAAAATYNIMGSYNKNIANGIDEELIHEPIGVFALVSPFNFPLMIPYWFMPYAIALGNTMIMKPSEKTPLSIEKSMEFIKKAGIPENVVQLINGGKEAVDYLLENKKISGISFVGSTPVAEYVYKKGVSNRKRVQAGASAKNYILVMPDADIDKYMSNIISSFFGNAGERCLAGAVLMTFPENHDKVLKSFLDHAKKLKIGYGMEKDIELTPLIRKEHRERVINYIESGVEEGADIILDGRNYKNEKYPNGFFIGPTIFDSVSKDMKIAREEIFGPIASIMTANNFDEAVEKINESRYGNASSIYTGSGYYAREYFSRVKAGNIGVNIGVAAPIAFYPFGGMKDSFFGDLHPQGGLDHILFFTDSKIIISRW
- a CDS encoding DUF4162 domain-containing protein; the protein is ADRLVRTYSGGMRKRLELIVGLVNEPKILFLDEPTLGLDVQTRTQMWNYVRDIQKKLDVTIILTSHYLEEIDALADRVSIIDDGKVRVTGTPQELKESLKGDIVTVTFKTQKDAEEMKNIKNVIAVENSGPNSVRIKVDNADSTLPDIINFISEKKLATTKLIVQKPSLDEVFLEYTGRDIREGEAGESRKMMMNLKRVRR
- a CDS encoding ABC transporter permease, producing MSGLGPLTVRELKKWYRNPVFFITGMIQPFFWIALFGSAFDITKFFPGASSLVLGGAPNYITYIVGGVLTITALFTAMFAGTQIIFDRRLGPMGRFLSSPIRRSSIVFSKIFSATIRVLPQALILVIAAILIPNGLKFVNGFSIFDGLVTVTAIILVSLIFASIFSVIAIRMTNMNSIFGIVNLVNLPLLFVSYAMFSPSMMASWLSDVAQYNPVSWSAEAIRMVIINGTLTTSQWIQVGQWLGGLAIIAALILSLTAYLAEKEIRD
- a CDS encoding PadR family transcriptional regulator, whose translation is MNHHGKGILKNIVLMALRKEDLTAYEIRKNIKNSTFNVYEPSSGVLYPILKSLANDGLIEVSQKENRKYYGITEKGKKSVIEKMDRFKDIMESEKEKYKCYGKIGMELEMLHKTIFTMDEPKIAENNEKILKILRDAEDKLKELW
- a CDS encoding ATP-binding cassette domain-containing protein translates to MQTMIKTIDLTKIYNGKIKAVDKLNIEIYEGEIYGLLGPNGAGKTTTINMLTTRISATSGSATVAGMDITRDSLAVRKIIGVVPQDLTTDEDLTGRENMALVAQFYDIPKAVYKERIENLLRLVDMEEPADRLVRTYSGGMRKRLELIVGLVNEPKILFLDEPTLGLDVQT
- a CDS encoding ATP-dependent DNA helicase, with translation MMNDIFPYTPRLGQNEIIEDIKTCLNSKMHFVFEAPTGTGKTIVILAPVLEFALKNHKKVVYVTRTNSQQIQVLKEARALRKYLDFRAFPLQGRNNYCMLATEGELKEGGAEELSLICENLKKKVLKNSAKACEYYYNFMKDNGKKLIDFQNSTLATAEEVVEHAKFLRVCPYETMKIALRNSDLVVASYPYFFDPFIRAKILEWMQCDIKDIILIVDEAHNVPDFAREERSLALSIKILQRFDSEIVEYGEFNYKNIKSSEFSEIVKEAMNRLGSDLLAGNEEATIIGSEFEELLMDLSKKNSVVIREYLKELKKFGEKIRLKKLDSDKLPRSYIYSTASFLLDWFDEDSDDMIKLISGDDDLKLEIYSLDPTPITSAVENTYVSIHMSGTLKPLDEYTANIFTELVPIKKVYPSPFSSENLKIKYIEDITTKYDVIEKDNTELKKIRRYIKEILSASKRNSVVFFPSYRVLDKMLKIGLDIPGNLYLDTKELKQKDFVRLVNLFKKKGGTFVTVIGSRFSEGLDFPEGELELVIIVGIPYPKPTVKQKALEEYYTKKFGKEFGYLYTVKAPATRKMLQAIGRMIRSETDRGFAVILDRRITYFKEYIDASKSENIKKEIEEFFKNREKNL